TGCAGGCGACGTACCATCTTGATATTGATGGCATATGAGGATTGCCCCGCTTTTTAATGCTTGTTCACTAACTGAGTCCATATCACCAACGATATAATCTGGTTTTAGTCGTTGCTTCAATAGCTCATCTGCTGCCCCGTCAATAGCGACAATCATCATTTTTCGATCAAATGACTCTCTCATATAAAGAAGATCTTTTTCAAAATGACCGCCTCTAGCGACTATTAGCACTTCTTGATTCTTGAGTTGCTCAAACACCCGTGGTACAGGCTGTAGAGTTGTAAACTGTTCTTTTTCACGCGTGGCATATGTTAAAGTATTATCTAAAAAATCACCAAAACGTGCAGCATAGGAAGCACGTGCTAAATTTTGCAGTTGCTTTATTACTTCTTTGTTGTAAGAAGCGACAGAGGCAAATTTTTCAAATCCATTATTTTTTTTTACATAGAGGACATCATCAACTATTAACGCTTCTTCTCCTTCAAGAATAATCGCAGTCTCTTCCATTTTCACAATATCAAAAACCGCAATACCAGCCTTCAGCAATGTTAAGACATTGGTATGGTCATATCTTCCAGTCATTGAAGTAGATCCATTGATTACCGCACGTACTCTTCGTTCAATGAGTCCATTCACCGATACGGTATCAAGGTCTTCATGCCAAATAAATGCGATCGCATTATCCGGTATATATTGAAGTAATTTTTTCGTTCGAATGTCCTCAAACACAGGTCCCAATATCACTCGACTCATCAACAACACCCTCTCTCTTTCGCTTAGTCTTAGTATGAACAGAATTTACAAAATTACTAAAGCATAAAAACAAATAAACCGTTTCAAGCCTAATGGCTTGAAACGGTTTATTTGTTATCGTCATTCTCATTCTTTCAGGATACTTTGTGTTCAATTCGCAACTTATCTGCAACCATCGCAATGAATTCGGAGTTCGTTGGCTTTGCTCTCGTATGACTGACCGTGTAACCAAACAAACTAGAAATCGATTCAATGTTTCCGCGGCTCCATGCTACTTCAATTGCATGACGAATCGCACGTTCAACGCGACTTGCCGTTGTATTAAATTTCTTGGCGATATCTGGATATAGCACCTTGGTAATTGAACCTAATAATTCAATATCATTATAAACCATTGTAATTGCTTCACGTAAGTACATATAACCTTTAATATGAGCTGGCACACCAATCTCGTGAATAATATTGGTAATGCTTGCATCTAAATTAAAGCCTCTGTCGTGATGATTAGATTGTGCAAAGTTTAATGAATTTGGTGATTTTTGTACGAATGATCGTTTTGTTCCACCAATGTCTCGAATGTTGGAAATTAATTCTTCCATGTCAAACGGCTTTAATACATAATATGCCGCACCAAGATCAACAGCTCTTTTTGTCACATCTTCTTGACCAAATGCTGTTAACATAATAATATTTGGTTTTTTCTTCAAATTTAATTGATGTATACGTTCAAGCACAGCTAGACCATCTAAATGCGGCATAATGATATCTAAAATAAGTACGTCAGGCTGTTCCGACTCAACAAGCGTCAAACATTCTTGACCATTGAATGCCACCCCAAGAACTTCCATGTCATCTTGAGAAGAAATATATTCATTTAATAGATTTACTAACTCCCGATTATCATCCGCAATACAAACTTTTATTTTCTGCACAATACAACCTCCTTGATTCCTGTTAATTTGTCATAAGTTATATTTTCGACAAGGAGTGTGATTATCCTTTTTTTTCTTCGAATTATAATTGTTAATTTCAGTTTTTCTTAAATTAACTATCGATTGCTTTAGTTTTCGACTCTATTCGCTATTTGACATTTGTAATCTTAGGCATTTGTCGAAAATTCTTTATTTCTATTTTAGCTTAACACAGCTTTTGTCAAAAATCACATTTTTTCTATCTGCAAAAAAAAAGAAAACCAAATCGAGTGGCTAACTCGCTTTGGCTTTTTGAATATTTTCATCTTTCACGCCTGCTTCTTCAAGCATCCATCCTATATGACAACCATATCCAGAAGTTGGATCATTTACAAAAACATGAGTAACGGCACCAATTAATTTACCGTTTTGTATAATTGGACTCCCACTCATCCCTTGAACAATTCCACCTGTCGCTTCAAGTAGTTTAGGATCCACTACTTTTATAACCATGCCTTTTGTTGCCGGTTGCTTTTGCGGAACAGAGCTAACAATTTCAATATCAAACTCTTCCACATCTTCCCCGTTGACAACCGTTAAAATTTTTGCAGGTCCTTCTTCTACATGACTTGAGAGCGTCACAGGCATTTTATCATCATGAATATGATTTTTTATCGAATCTTTAGCTAATGTCCCAAAAATTCCGAAGGGACTATTCTTTTCAATCGATCCTAAAATATCACGTTGTTGAGAAAAATTTGCTAACTTCTCACCAGGGTCTCCATTACTTCCTTTTTCAATAGAGGTAACGGATGAACGAATTATTTGACCGTCATGGACAATAATCGGCTTTTGGGTATCTACATCTGAAATAACATGTCCTAACGCACCATATTTTTTTGAAACAGGATCATAAAATGTTAATGTTCCCACCCCAGCTGCCGAATCACGAATGTAGAGCCCCATACGGTAAGAATGTTCTCCACTTGATTTGCGTGGGATTAATTCTTTTGTTATATCTTGTTGATCGCGCTTTAATGTGATCTTTAATGGTCGTTCTTCTTCTCCAGCCGCTTGCACATACTCTGCCACTTGACTCATACGCTCAATTTTATGCCCATCAATACTTGTGATCATATCACCGACCAAAATTTGGGCTTCTTCCCCAGGTGAGGCATCTCCGTTGTCCGTATGAATTAAATGATGTCCAACTACAAGTACACCCTCAGTATTTAATTTTACTCCAATAGACTGTCCACCAGGTATAACTTCGATCTTTGGGAGCACATTAACATGAATATGCTTCACTGGAAAACCAGAAACTTCCATACTTAGTTCCGCTTCGCCTACTTCATGCCCTGTCACTGAAGCTAAACTGTTTGAACCATCATTATTTAATGCAAAGGCAACATTTTCTTCATGTTTCATCACCGGTAGTACACGATTGCTCTTATTCGCTTCATAAAGAGTTGTTTCTTCTCCTTCAAATACGGTAATGGATGTTGGAATTGCGATCCACTCCTTTATTCCCGTTT
Above is a genomic segment from Bacillus sp. FJAT-45037 containing:
- the steA gene encoding putative cytokinetic ring protein SteA, yielding MSRVILGPVFEDIRTKKLLQYIPDNAIAFIWHEDLDTVSVNGLIERRVRAVINGSTSMTGRYDHTNVLTLLKAGIAVFDIVKMEETAIILEGEEALIVDDVLYVKKNNGFEKFASVASYNKEVIKQLQNLARASYAARFGDFLDNTLTYATREKEQFTTLQPVPRVFEQLKNQEVLIVARGGHFEKDLLYMRESFDRKMMIVAIDGAADELLKQRLKPDYIVGDMDSVSEQALKSGAILICHQYQDGTSPARERLAALGLPFDMVSLCGTSEDVAIQAAFWSGARHLYLVGCRFGMRDFLEKGRSGMASSVLTRIQAGDLITDLKGIHLLKRSRFQSAYDWWRDKENHVNQTMTHFLAEGKDWLRKKGALRHE
- the spo0A gene encoding sporulation transcription factor Spo0A, which gives rise to MQKIKVCIADDNRELVNLLNEYISSQDDMEVLGVAFNGQECLTLVESEQPDVLILDIIMPHLDGLAVLERIHQLNLKKKPNIIMLTAFGQEDVTKRAVDLGAAYYVLKPFDMEELISNIRDIGGTKRSFVQKSPNSLNFAQSNHHDRGFNLDASITNIIHEIGVPAHIKGYMYLREAITMVYNDIELLGSITKVLYPDIAKKFNTTASRVERAIRHAIEVAWSRGNIESISSLFGYTVSHTRAKPTNSEFIAMVADKLRIEHKVS
- the spoIVB gene encoding SpoIVB peptidase: MRGDAVRKIIGLGCLLFLLSLAFQTGIKEWIAIPTSITVFEGEETTLYEANKSNRVLPVMKHEENVAFALNNDGSNSLASVTGHEVGEAELSMEVSGFPVKHIHVNVLPKIEVIPGGQSIGVKLNTEGVLVVGHHLIHTDNGDASPGEEAQILVGDMITSIDGHKIERMSQVAEYVQAAGEEERPLKITLKRDQQDITKELIPRKSSGEHSYRMGLYIRDSAAGVGTLTFYDPVSKKYGALGHVISDVDTQKPIIVHDGQIIRSSVTSIEKGSNGDPGEKLANFSQQRDILGSIEKNSPFGIFGTLAKDSIKNHIHDDKMPVTLSSHVEEGPAKILTVVNGEDVEEFDIEIVSSVPQKQPATKGMVIKVVDPKLLEATGGIVQGMSGSPIIQNGKLIGAVTHVFVNDPTSGYGCHIGWMLEEAGVKDENIQKAKAS